Within the Dermacentor silvarum isolate Dsil-2018 chromosome 8, BIME_Dsil_1.4, whole genome shotgun sequence genome, the region CCATTCCTGGAGGTGGCAGCGGTGCTGGATCTAGCAGTGGACTGAGCCTCGGTAGTGGAATGAGCAGTTCAGGACTAGGAGGTTCCGGACTTGGCGGTGGTCTCAGTTCCAGTGGCCCATCGAGTGCCAGTTTCGGAGGTAGCTTAAGTGGCCCTGTCGGATTCGGTTTCGGAAGCTCCAGTGGGCCTGGATTCCATGGCGGCTTTAGTTCTTCCACCTCTGGTAGACCCGGTGCAGCTGGTGCTGGTGCTGGAGCTGGAGTAGCAGGTTCCGGACGTCCCCAAGGCCATGGATTTAGCGGTTTCTACGGAGCTGGTTTCCCAGGAGGCTTCACTGGATATTATCCCGTAGGTGGTTACTATGGAGGACTCCCCTATGGATTCGATTATGGTGATGGCTTCGGCTACGGAGGCTACGGCGGTGGACTGGATGGTGGATTCGGCGGCGCCTATGGCTACGGTTATCCAGGTTACGCTTGGGGCCCTGGTTTCGGCGGCAACTGGGGCTGGGGTTATGGCAGCGGTGCCGGAAGCTCAGGCAGCCAGAGAAGCGTCCGTTCTGGAAGCCGAGGCAGCAGCGCTGGAGCCAGTGGGGCCGGCGCCGCTACGTCTTCCTCTAGGTAAGTACTCTTTACGTTTTGTAGAAATAGCTCGCTTTATTGTAAGCGCTACCTCAAGCAAGATATCTCCACGAAAGTAATCTGTATGCGTACGAGTAACTTGAAAAAAATTGCAGGAAGCTGCGATGGTATGGAAAAAATAACTTCATCTCTAGCATGAGAGAGCAGCCGTTTTTGACACACAGAGAAAGCGGAGGGTCGCACTCTGCTTAAAATAAATCTAGCTTGAACGGTGGCTAAAACACGGCTAGACCTGCTTGCTGTACCACTTAACAAGCCTTCGTGCATACTGCGTACACAAAGGGTCATTTTGTGCTAATCATGGAGCTAGTTGCTTCCACGAATGCTTTCCATGTACAGCTTGTACAGAGCGCACATAACATTAGCTTTGCTGCTAAGGTTACGAGGCGCATAGTCGGATGGAGTACCGGTGAAAACTAGGCCCGAACTAAGCACGCGAAACAGTATCTAGAAGCAACAGGAAGACCGCACACGTAAAAATCCCGAGTGAAGCGCGTTCTGTAGGCCGCTACTCCAGCTCCGTTTCATATCTTTTAAGCAGTAATTTAGTTATCCGCAGCAATTTTGTTTTAAACTTGGTTGTTCGTCACGTTTCACCCACTTTTCTTTGCATTCTCAACAATATCATTCATAGCACTGAGCACCAATTAAATAAACGCTGAATCATATAATTGGCAAGTATACGCTAAAATTTGTATCCGTTCCTACAAATCTGCATAATGCAAT harbors:
- the LOC119462699 gene encoding uncharacterized protein LOC119462699, producing LGGGLSSSGPSSASFGGSLSGPVGFGFGSSSGPGFHGGFSSSTSGRPGAAGAGAGAGVAGSGRPQGHGFSGFYGAGFPGGFTGYYPVGGYYGGLPYGFDYGDGFGYGGYGGGLDGGFGGAYGYGYPGYAWGPGFGGNWGWGYGSGAGSSGSQRSVRSGSRGSSAGASGAGAATSSSSSSSSSNSQ